tctcatTAGTGGAGGCATAGATTTACAATGATGTTACTTTTGTGCTCGCAAGCCAAACTACTGTGAAGTTTATTTACACTTCTAATCACCTTAGTGTCGCCTTGCTTAAAGCCTATTTACAATGCAAGATATTCtactcctccttctctttcttctcctcgggATCAATATCCTTCCTTCTCTGGTCCAAGGTCAAGTACAAGTGAGTTCCAGCAGACTCCAATGTCCTCACAAGACCAGCACCACCCAAAATGGTCAATACACCAGCAAGCTGGCCCTGTAACTGCTCCTTCGAAGGTAACAGCTTAAACTGGTCCACCTCGGCCACATTGTAAATGTTCAGCTCAATCCTGGcaccaagaaggaagagctTTTCGTTTTGagccttcaaaagcttgacCACACTTTCAACTACCGGTGGATTACACTCCTTAatggtgatgatggcaGTGGGGCCGCTCAAGAGTGGTGCCAATGGGTGCTTGacatttttgtttttcaacgTGTTCTTGTGCAAAGCAGGGTCTTCCTCGTGAGCAGACCGAAGGTAGACGTTGTAAAGAGAATTTCTCAAGTATGTCATAGTCACTCccaactttttcaattccGATCTCACCTTGACGGTATCATTTTTCACCAAGTTATTGTGATGCACGTAGAGAACAATTTGATTGTTGTCGTTCAAGTATTTGTAGTAGTCGATCAAAAAGGTTTTTCTCGAAAGTGGATGTTTGGTAGTTTTcctttgaagaagggcCTCATTTGGATCCACCTTGGCTTGGGCAGTTGCTTGGAGAAGTCTTGTGGATGTGGACAAGGACTTGTATGCAAAAGGAAGTCTCAGGCACAATGGCGCTGAAAGCTTAGGAATGGCCAGACGAAGGCTCCCCACAAAAGAGAGCGAAGCAAGCCTCATTTGAATCCGATAGTCCTagttgaagatcaaagGTTTCAGGTATCCTAGATTTTCATCTCACTCTTTTTTAGTGGGGGCACGACTTAGAAGTGGTAGGTGAgactcttttcaaatttggTCGGGAGTCagttctttcttttttttttttttttaccctttttcttttttgatttttggtCGAAATTTCCATACTCTCCAGTTTTTTGTGTCAATGGGCGTCTCCATAACTCTCACGTTCTCGGGCACTTTGTGAAATTGGTATAAGCGCTCTCTGCCCGTCCCTCACagaaaagccaaagaaatATAAACGCTTGAATTTGTCTATGACACAGCTTCATGCAACTGAGTCCCATCAATATTCGCTCTCTACTTGAACTACATCTGTGGGTATAAAATCCCCGGATAATCTTTCTCGTACACTCTATCTACCTGAGTTATGCAGACTCCTCTCAACTCGCtgtcaaaatcatcaattgcCTAACCCCTCATGATTTAGCTTAAATTCGGGATCAAGCGCCCATACGTTTCATTTTATTTCTTACCGTACTTTTAGTTCTCTATGCCTTGGTCCCGCCGAGAAAGTATACACGAAGAATATCGACTTTGCAATTTCCGACATAGATGCGCATATCAACTACAGCTCATCCCGTCGTGCATTGCAACACCTTCCATGTCTGAGGCGAATTTCAAGGAATTCTTGGGCAGCTTGGTTGACGCTGCTCTGAATGAACCTCAAGTAAAGAAGCGAAAAGGGTCGCCTACAACCAGGGAGGACAACCACAATGAGTCGACCTTTGGATATGCTCAGATCAATAAGCTTGAGCACTGCGGGAGGATGCTCCAAAAGTACATCCACTTGGTTGTCGAAGAGGCTCCCACTCTTGAAGACTTGGATGAGATATCCAAAAAAGCTGAACTAGACGATTTCACCAGGTGTGAGGCCAAGGGCAATAAGCTAGTGAGAATGGTTGCAGCCCTCAAGACCaattacaagaagaagaagatacCTATCTTTAATGAAATCTTGGAAGAGAGTATACAGCCGCCCACAGAACGAACTGCGTCGTTGACCCTTGAGACACCCTTGGGAAGCTCTGTTTCTAAGCATGAAGATAATCCCACGCTTTCTTTGACTTTACCCAAAATCGAGGATCCTCAGCTTCAGGCTCGTGTTTTCCAGCATAAGTCAATGTCTGCCAACAAAACATATTTGGAcgagaaagagattgtCAGCCAGCACAATGAGCGTTTGGAGTTCTTGGGTGACTCTGTGCTAAATACAATGGTGACGAAGATATTGTATGAGAGATTTCCTTACGCAAAAGAAGGCCAGCTCTCTCAGATGAGAGCCACGCTTGTTTGTAACAAGACTTTGGCAGAGTTCTCCCAGGCATTCAACTTTCATCGCCTTTTGCGCTGTAATATAGACGAAGAGCATCTTCGTGTTGGCAAACAGAAAGTTTACGCCGATATCTTTGAAGCATATCTTGGTGCTCTCGCTATAGAGCGTGGCTTCGAtctcaaagaagttcaagactGGCTTTCAAGCCTCATGGATAAAAAACTCCGCAAAATGGGCAAGGAACTAGAAAAAACCCAGCCTATCAACAGAAACGCTAAGGCTGAGCTCTATGCCATGGTGGGTTCTGCATCCATGCATCCACAATACGTTCCTGTTAATAATGGTAATAATGGTGACGTCAGCGGTGAAAACACAAAGTTTACGGTGCACTGTGTCATGGGGCTGGATATCATGGGTGAAGGTGAGGCGCCTAACTTCCGAGATGCGGGTCTTCGTGCTGCAATGGCTGCTCTCAAAAACAAACCACTCATGGAGAAGTACAGCCGTAAGCGGGCAGAAACTGACCGTTCTATCACTGTGAGCAAGGGATCCTTTAAAGATACCTTCTCTGACTTCCCACTTCTTGCTACAGATTCGATCAAGTCCAATAAGTTTGCAAAGAACGAAGCCTATGCGTACTTCGGCAAAGCAGTGGGCATCGCTCCCACTTATACCACAACGTCAGAAGGTAACCTATACAAGGCAGAATTCAAAGTGAAGGACCACACCATAGCCATAGCTCACGATGTATCTAAGAAAAATGCCGAGCACCGTGCGGCTGTCGTTGTTCTACAGAACAAAGACAAGATTGACGAATTCCTACGATGGTTGGATTGATGCGTTCGAAGTGATCGCATTACTATCTTCGGTCTTCTTGCAGATAATCAAAGGGGGTGGTCTATTTATGAGCTAGTTTATTCAGTTTCTCATTCTATCAAAGATGTTTATAGACACGAAGAGTCAAAGACCTTCGTACATTACGTGCTAGCTTGGGCAAGTTCTCTGTTTGCAACGTCTGTGATTAGCTCTATAATACTCTGTTCATTATCACATACATAAACCAAGTCAGATCCAACTTGAGGACTTTAAATCAGATCTCAAGCTTCCCTCATTTCACTGATATGACCTATCCATTCTCGTTGGAATTGCCTCGACGAGTCTTTGATCGCTATAATTACCATAAActaatggctgcgaaaaaggcAACTCCACCGCCAATTGCCAACTAGACCATAACTACACCCTGATAGAATATCTGTTCACAATTACAAACATTAACACATCTCTTTCTTCCCCTCCCCATCTACTCCTCAAAAAGCGTTCACCATGAATTTCTATTTGCTCTCAAAAGCTCTGGCCGCCACTTGTGTCACAAGCTCAGCTACAGCAGACGGCCACTTCGTCGATAGTGCCAAACTATTGAAGCATTCACCGATTCTTACTTCCTGCTACTTTGCTAAAGCAAACCTTTCCATAGTCCCCTCCGAAAGGCTGCTCAGCGACACAGACCACCACTGTGTCAAGCATGTTAAATTTCCCTTTATGGAGTCCTCTGGTCGATCGTTCGCCGACTCGAAAGCACGAGTGAATGCCCAACACCACTTGAAAGACTCtgccttttcttttataTTTGAATTTGGTTTCATTATtcgtctcttctttggggGTATTCCAATCGATACTCCCCAACGTGTTTCACGCAGTGTTGGAAACACGTTAACCAGGGTACCTCCTAGCAAAAGGAGCCCAAAAGTGCTCTACAATCCTGATTTCGTCCAAAACGAAATTAACTTTACTGCCCATCCCTTCTACGCCCCCTTCTATCGTGTGGATCTCTCATTGATCTCGAGCTTGGCTAAAACTAGGCTAGCCTCAGCCAAGCATTACAAAAAGAGTGTGAAATTTTTTAAAAACCTCGAGAGCTGTTGCCTTTCCCaaccaaaagcagcaaGAGTATCTTTTGCACCTAGCCCAGTGAAACAAAATTTCATCACTACTGAGCCGCCAATTCTCGTTCAGTCGCTTCCTTCTTCTACATCTACCAAGAGTGCGCTCAAGAAGTCACCAGGGCCGAGTGCTCTTCCAAGGGTCGAATGGCAAGAGGTCAATTTTGCTGGCTTTTACAAGCTTGTGGACAAAATATTTGCTGtgcttgaaaatgaaaCAGACAGCGCAAGTTTCAACGCCAAATTGAACTCGCTCTATTCAGTGCTCTTGCGAGAGGTAGTACTGAAAGTAAAGGCCAACTACACTGGCTACGGCAACAAGCTTGATCATTTGAGAAGCTCTGTGTTATCCGTACATGGCAATCTTCGAGGCTTACACAACGAGTTGGAGTGTATTAACGATGAATATGAAAGTGGAGAGTCAATTATTTTGAGACTTTGtagcttcaaaaagagattgaCGCTAGCCAGCAAGCTGTTCAGCAAATCTTCTCTACACTTTGCCATTGCCACcaaggaggccaagaaggctcaAGCTTTATTATTTGAAGACATAGTCAAGTGCCAGAAACTTTGTCACAAGGTCCATTCTTGTCAAGCTGATGTGATCAGCTCCTTGACTTGCAACTCCGATGCACTTCCGGGGGCAATCCGTTTTAGCAAACAGACTTCTTTCATTCATCAGATTAGACCTCAGCCAGTGACAGAAAGGTTTGTGAACTTGTTGGATGATACCAATTTTTCTCTCAATACGACCgagatgttgttgaagtcgcTCAAAAACGTCTTCGGACAACTTCTGTGGATCGCTACTCTCGCCAATCAAGTCCAGAATCCTCTGCATGTATAAAACCATACGTAATCTTTAATCGAAATAGACGAACAATTCTGATTGTCTCATGTAAGGTAGAGTTGTTCCATCGGGCCTCATGTGGCAGTTTATaaaaacttttttttctttttttttgtttgaaggTTGACAATTTGATTGAAGTGCATTCAATATGATCAAAATATAAAGTATTTCTTCAATCGGCTTTAAACATGAGAAAAGGCGTAAACTTTTGCTTCCTTGTACTAGTCTCTTGCATACTACAGCCCCTATTTAGATCTATTCAGATATAAAGACGATTAACCACAGATTAGTGTTGAATTCATGTTACACCACGAGGGGCCCCATTAGACTATTATCTTGACAACTTCATCAGGGGAAACTCACTATTTACAGTCTATTTTCTCATAATAAATAGGCGGTTTGTCACAAAAAGCTTCACGAATTATCTAATTTCGTATTACAACTTTATTAGTCTAACCGCAATGATTATTGGGATTAAATTTGACACTAATACAAATCTGATATATTGTTTCATGCTTCCGTTGCTTCCTATATTCAGGCAACTTGTCCGAGTGGTTAAGGAGAAAGATTAGAAATCTTTTGGGCTTTGCCCGCGCAGGTTCGAGTCCTGCAGTTGTCGAacattattttttttttgccaaTCTGTTGAAGCAAGTCAGGAACTAACTTCTTGTCCCAAAGACATTGCTACACTTCTGTTTACACTAGGGAACCTACCTAAAGTAAAATTTATACATTTACTTTTTGTTTCAATCAACGCCCAAGTCAAAAACCAAGGGATACTCTGTTTATTCACTTGCCATGTTCCTCGCAGGCTGATAACGCGTTCGCAGTGTCCTTGTCATGAAGAGTCGTCACCACTGCGATTGTCTGCCCGACTACAACTGCAGTTCAACGCTATGATCGGATTCACCTCGCGTTGTCTCTCAACTATATATATCTGTAGAATTCCCCTTaaattcaaagaagaaaaaaagtataGCCAAAGCGTCTAACATGGAGCTCTCGATGTGGGCCAGCTGCCGAAGTGGAATCCTGGAGTTGGCCCTTGGGACGCTGTTAATTGGCCTTATTTCCTGGCAAACCTGGCCGGAGGCGACGTACGTTTCCACCATTGCTTGCGAGAGAAGCACAAGTGTCGTAAGAGGTCGCTAAGCCAGCGTCTTATGCCCAGATGACCGGTGGTCGGCCCCAGATGGgtctgatgaagaaagtaCGGGAAACGCCGATGGATTCGGTAATGGTGTTCACGGGCCGATATCTGAACACGATACAGTGGGTGCCGATCATTTCGGGCGTGACCAGGGAAACCACGTAATAGTCTTCGGAGGACGGCCAGATAAAGCCCATTCTCGGCACACCTCGATCTCAAGATCTGAAAATTCTCGCATCAGTCGGTTGGAGGGACGTCTAATTCGAACTGATGTAGAGAGAGGGTTTCGTGTAGTATCTCAATGGCTTGTCCATCGATCAAAAGGCTGCTGCTACCGTCCAGGTTGGTGACGACGGGCTGAGCAAACTTGAAATCGTGGTCAACAATAATGAGTGCTACACGGGCATCCTGGATTTCGAGGTTGTGTGGTAAGAGCCAATTGCAGCCAGGAACTCTGAAAGTGACAGCAACCATACTGGAGAACGTGGGGGCCGTCACTGAAGAGAGGCTGGTAGGTGCGGATCTCAACAGTCTGGTTAGCTGGAGAGATTGGCAATAAAGCTGAGCCAAAGTCCCAGTAGCCCACGGCGTTGCTAAGAAAATAACGATGAGGGGGACCCTTGGGAGGCTTGCCTGGTACAGCCAGGCATTTATTCCACCACGGTGAGTCTAAAGTGGTGGAATACAGGAAGCACGAGGGATCTGTTTGGACAAGGAGGTACACGATCAGGCGAAGCGGTTCATTTCCGTTAGTACTACGGCTAGCACGTGTTAGCTGTGTTGGTACTTTATTCCCTAGTGTAAACCAGGTACTAGCGGTTTTTAAAGCTATATCATCGACAGACGCGGTCCAGCGTCGAATTTCACTGTTAACGACTCGTCATGGTTCTAACATCGTTTACAATAGTGAATATACTATCGTCGCCGCTAATTAGTGCTAACAcaacggttgcaaaacgtAAAGTTCATTTCAAAGCATATTTACAAATTCTTATCCTACTCCCACACGATGTGAGCTGAACCTAACTGAAATTCACTGAACATTAATTCTGTttagagaagaaaaatagAAATAAAGAATAAAATTGCCGTAATATATCTTAGCGTGCTAGCTTAAGACCCTCTCCGTGTAATGTCTTGTCTCTGGTGCGAAAAATGTATGGGCATCTCAtcgcagccaaaaaagtTACTCTGGTGCTTCAACCTTTCAACCAAACTACTAGACACAAAACGCCCGAGATGCAGTTGACGGTCCACCAGGATGACGCTAATATGCTCCTTAGCGAGAAAAACATCCTCTCGGAGCCTGTGTTGGACAAATACAGAACAGCAGGACAAATTGTGCAGACGACCCTCAAGTACTTGATCCAGCTCATCAACGACTCGTACCACTTGGGCAAAACTGAAAGACCATATAGTTTGCAAGAGCTTTGCGTTCTCGGAGACTCGATGACCCTGAAATTGCTC
This region of Candidozyma auris chromosome 6, complete sequence genomic DNA includes:
- a CDS encoding mitochondrial 54S ribosomal protein uL10m codes for the protein MRLASLSFVGSLRSAIPKLSAPLCSRLPFAYKSLSTSTRLLQATAQAKVDPNEALLQRKTTKHPLSRKTFLIDYYKYLNDNNQIVLYVHHNNLVKNDTVKVRSELKKLGVTMTYLRNSLYNVYLRSAHEEDPALHKNTLKNKNVKHPLAPLLSGPTAIITIKECNPPVVESVVKLLKAQNEKLFLLGARIESNIYNVAEVDQFKSLPSKEQLQGQLAGVLTILGGAGLVRTLESAGTHLYLTLDQRRKDIDPEEKKEKEE
- a CDS encoding ribonuclease III, with translation MSEANFKEFLGSLVDAASNEPQVKKRKGSPTTREDNHNESTFGYAQINKLEHCGRMLQKYIHLVVEEAPTLEDLDEISKKAELDDFTRCEAKGNKLVRMVAALKTNYKKKKIPIFNEILEESIQPPTERTASLTLETPLGSSVSKHEDNPTLSLTLPKIEDPQLQARVFQHKSMSANKTYLDEKEIVSQHNERLEFLGDSVLNTMVTKILYERFPYAKEGQLSQMRATLVCNKTLAEFSQAFNFHRLLRCNIDEEHLRVGKQKVYADIFEAYLGALAIERGFDLKEVQDWLSSLMDKKLRKMGKELEKTQPINRNAKAELYAMVGSASMHPQYVPVNNGNNGDVSGENTKFTVHCVMGSDIMGEGEAPNFRDAGLRAAMAALKNKPLMEKYSRKRAETDRSITVSKGSFKDTFSDFPLLATDSIKSNKFAKNEAYAYFGKAVGIAPTYTTTSEGNLYKAEFKVKDHTIAIAHDVSKKNAEHRAAVVVLQNKDKIDEFLRWLD